In one Rhodoligotrophos defluvii genomic region, the following are encoded:
- a CDS encoding phosphotriesterase family protein gives MTVLGPVSPSEIGITQMHEHMVIDFLAVGLDSQGSHAAAVAEATTAGLDWYEPITLQNYYAVRRNPFLLKEAMQLLDVDLVTNALLDYRKAGGSCIVEVTPIGVGRDPQALRRMAEATGLQVVMGTGFYVRDFQPPELATMDEDAIADVIVADIEQGAGTPAVRPGIIGEVGLSWPMHPQEVKALRAAAKAQRRTGLGLTIHPGRDVNAPFEAMRIVEEAGGDPTRTIICHLDRTIFEDRDFIRLAKTGCYCEQDLFGWETRHYPLSDIDMPNDAGRIAHIRALADAGHLDQVLVSHDVDSKLRLKPYGGEGYQHILENVVPVMKRKGFSQAEIDRILIENPRRVLTIQ, from the coding sequence ATGACTGTGCTCGGGCCGGTGTCGCCCAGCGAGATAGGCATCACCCAGATGCATGAGCACATGGTGATAGACTTCCTGGCGGTGGGGCTCGACAGTCAGGGCAGCCACGCCGCGGCCGTGGCGGAGGCCACGACTGCAGGGCTCGACTGGTATGAGCCGATCACGCTGCAGAACTACTATGCCGTCCGGCGCAACCCGTTCCTGCTGAAGGAGGCGATGCAGCTCCTCGATGTGGATCTGGTGACGAACGCGCTACTCGACTACCGCAAGGCGGGTGGCAGCTGCATCGTGGAAGTCACGCCGATCGGGGTCGGGCGCGATCCGCAGGCCTTGCGGCGCATGGCCGAGGCAACCGGCCTCCAGGTCGTCATGGGCACCGGCTTCTATGTTCGGGACTTTCAGCCGCCGGAGCTTGCGACGATGGACGAGGACGCGATTGCCGACGTCATCGTTGCAGATATCGAGCAAGGCGCCGGCACGCCTGCTGTCCGGCCCGGCATCATCGGCGAGGTCGGCCTGTCCTGGCCGATGCATCCTCAGGAAGTCAAGGCTTTGAGGGCTGCGGCGAAGGCGCAGCGGCGCACCGGCCTTGGCCTCACGATCCACCCGGGGCGAGATGTGAACGCGCCGTTCGAGGCCATGCGCATCGTCGAGGAGGCGGGCGGCGACCCCACCCGCACCATCATCTGCCATCTCGACCGCACGATCTTCGAGGATCGCGACTTCATCCGGCTCGCCAAGACCGGCTGCTATTGCGAGCAGGACCTGTTCGGCTGGGAAACCCGCCACTATCCGCTTTCGGATATCGACATGCCCAATGATGCCGGGCGGATTGCCCATATCAGGGCGCTGGCCGATGCCGGCCATCTCGATCAGGTGCTTGTCTCGCACGACGTGGATTCCAAGCTTCGCCTCAAGCCGTATGGCGGCGAAGGCTATCAGCACATTCTCGAGAACGTTGTGCCGGTGATGAAGCGGAAGGGCTTCAGCCAGGCCGAGATCGACCGGATTCTCATCGAGAACCCGCGACGGGTGCTGACAATCCAGTGA
- a CDS encoding RidA family protein, producing the protein MTVQRVNPPTMMKPFGSYCQATRRGNIVATAGVAAIDKDGKIVGGNDIEAQTRATLDNLRYALESVGASLADVLKVTVFITDFANYKGFNKAFDEYFANNPPARATVRADLVLKELLIEIDAIAVVA; encoded by the coding sequence ATGACTGTTCAACGTGTCAATCCGCCGACCATGATGAAGCCGTTCGGCAGCTATTGCCAGGCGACCAGGCGGGGCAACATCGTCGCCACGGCGGGCGTCGCCGCCATCGACAAGGACGGCAAGATCGTCGGCGGCAATGACATCGAAGCGCAGACCAGGGCGACGCTCGACAATCTCCGATACGCGCTGGAGTCCGTCGGAGCCAGTCTCGCCGACGTCCTGAAAGTGACGGTATTCATCACCGACTTTGCCAATTACAAGGGGTTCAACAAGGCATTCGATGAGTATTTCGCCAATAATCCGCCGGCCCGCGCCACGGTGCGGGCCGATCTTGTCCTGAAGGAGCTTCTGATCGAGATCGATGCGATCGCGGTCGTGGCCTAG
- a CDS encoding CobW family GTP-binding protein, whose protein sequence is MANGEPSAMGDRPLPVSLLTGFLGSGKTTVLRHVLALPGMARTAVIVNELGEVGLDHHLIGTTVADNTVLLDNGCLCCAMKDDLIRTLRQLYMRRYAGEVPPFERVVIETTGLADPASIIHSLLTDQLLADCFRLDGVLATVDGVTGMATLEAYAEAVKQAAMADRLLLTKSDLVSDAEEAALRARLHDLNPGAPIITVVEGVVSPEQLFNAGYYNPETKTADVRRWLAAEAYQQTDEDHHHHDHDHEGHGDALDRPRHQREIASFCVTLEEPLDWRDFVIRLRKLIATHGSKLLRIKGIVNVMGRDAPIVIHGVQHLLHPPVALEAWPDADHRSRIVFITRALDPEAVRQALAA, encoded by the coding sequence ATGGCGAACGGCGAGCCGAGTGCCATGGGCGACCGGCCGCTGCCGGTGTCTCTGCTGACCGGCTTTCTCGGCAGCGGCAAGACCACCGTTCTGCGTCATGTCCTGGCGCTGCCAGGCATGGCGCGCACGGCGGTCATCGTCAACGAGCTGGGTGAAGTCGGGCTAGACCATCATCTGATCGGCACCACGGTTGCGGACAACACCGTGCTGTTGGACAATGGCTGCCTCTGCTGTGCCATGAAGGATGATCTCATCCGGACGCTGCGCCAGCTCTATATGCGGCGTTATGCGGGGGAGGTTCCGCCATTCGAGCGGGTCGTGATCGAAACCACGGGTCTTGCCGATCCGGCCTCCATCATTCACAGCCTGCTCACCGACCAGCTGCTGGCGGACTGCTTTCGGCTCGACGGCGTCCTTGCGACGGTGGACGGCGTGACCGGGATGGCGACGCTCGAAGCTTACGCGGAAGCGGTGAAGCAGGCAGCCATGGCCGATCGCCTGCTGCTGACCAAGAGCGACTTGGTGAGCGATGCCGAAGAAGCAGCCTTGCGGGCGCGGCTGCATGACCTGAACCCGGGCGCGCCGATCATCACCGTGGTCGAGGGCGTGGTGTCTCCCGAGCAGCTGTTCAATGCGGGCTACTACAATCCCGAAACGAAAACCGCGGACGTGAGACGCTGGCTTGCCGCGGAAGCCTATCAGCAGACGGACGAAGATCATCATCACCATGACCACGATCACGAAGGTCATGGCGACGCGCTCGATCGACCACGGCACCAGCGGGAGATCGCGTCGTTCTGCGTGACCCTGGAGGAACCGTTGGACTGGCGCGACTTCGTGATCCGGCTGCGGAAGCTGATCGCCACGCACGGCAGCAAGCTGCTCCGAATCAAGGGCATCGTGAACGTCATGGGCCGGGACGCGCCCATCGTCATTCATGGTGTGCAGCATCTCCTGCATCCGCCGGTGGCGCTCGAGGCCTGGCCGGATGCAGATCATCGCAGCCGGATCGTGTTCATTACCCGCGCACTCGACCCGGAGGCTGTTCGGCAAGCCCTGGCCGCGTGA
- a CDS encoding aromatic ring-hydroxylating oxygenase subunit alpha, with protein MPVTTRQLSSEAIDLLGKLKRYAADPLGHTRTTPPALYNSQEIFDLEMERIFAKAWVCPGYAAEIPNVGDYITYSIADQPVYVIRDKDGRIRTFSNVCLHRMMILVEGRGNMRRAICPYHAWTYDLDGKLIGAGHMQQTDSFRKEDYCLPEIRTEVWNGWIYITLDQNAPSIASELAPLEPLLARYGMASYVPVIHQDHVWQTNWKLLTENFMEGYHGPVAHKATVGAGMRLEDTSFPKERYRAFTYSTFTKPEGAKYGNAHPENKRLEGIWRRTAVMPTVFPTHMFSCSPDYLWHLSLRPKSPGEVQVRVGVALAPENYAEINDLEAHLTPLVQFFDQVNAEDRFVVEGIYKGSCAPLAASGPLSWLEREIHDFMAYLADNLAPDLAPHPA; from the coding sequence ATGCCAGTGACCACCCGCCAGCTCTCCTCCGAGGCGATCGATCTCTTGGGCAAGCTCAAGCGATATGCAGCCGACCCGCTGGGGCACACGCGAACCACGCCGCCCGCGCTCTACAACAGCCAGGAGATCTTCGACCTGGAGATGGAGCGGATCTTTGCCAAAGCCTGGGTGTGTCCGGGCTACGCGGCGGAGATCCCGAATGTCGGGGATTACATCACCTATTCCATCGCAGATCAGCCCGTATATGTCATCCGCGACAAGGACGGGCGTATACGGACCTTTTCGAACGTCTGCCTGCACCGCATGATGATCCTGGTGGAAGGCCGCGGCAATATGCGCCGAGCGATCTGCCCCTATCACGCCTGGACCTATGATCTGGATGGAAAGCTGATCGGCGCCGGCCATATGCAGCAGACCGACAGCTTCAGGAAGGAAGACTACTGCCTGCCGGAGATCCGGACCGAAGTTTGGAACGGCTGGATCTACATTACCCTCGACCAGAACGCGCCGAGCATCGCGTCGGAGCTTGCTCCGCTGGAGCCGCTATTGGCTCGTTACGGAATGGCCAGCTATGTGCCGGTCATTCACCAGGACCATGTGTGGCAGACCAATTGGAAGCTGCTGACCGAGAATTTCATGGAGGGCTATCACGGCCCTGTTGCGCACAAGGCGACAGTGGGCGCCGGGATGCGGCTTGAAGACACGAGCTTCCCGAAGGAGCGCTATCGCGCCTTCACCTATTCGACCTTCACCAAGCCGGAGGGGGCGAAATACGGCAATGCCCATCCCGAAAACAAGCGGCTGGAGGGCATCTGGCGGCGCACGGCGGTGATGCCGACCGTGTTTCCCACACACATGTTCTCCTGCTCGCCGGATTATCTCTGGCACCTGTCCCTGCGTCCGAAAAGCCCCGGCGAGGTGCAGGTCCGGGTGGGCGTTGCCCTTGCCCCGGAGAACTATGCGGAGATCAACGATCTCGAGGCGCACTTGACGCCGCTGGTGCAGTTCTTCGATCAGGTGAATGCGGAGGACCGGTTCGTGGTCGAGGGGATCTACAAGGGCTCGTGCGCCCCCTTGGCGGCGAGTGGCCCGCTCAGCTGGCTGGAGCGGGAAATTCACGATTTCATGGCCTATCTGGCCGACAATCTCGCGCCGGACCTGGCGCCGCATCCCGCATGA
- a CDS encoding N,N-dimethylformamidase beta subunit family domain-containing protein, with protein sequence MKIVGYVHRFAVAPGERLACMVSCEAPAYRAEILQLRHGDVNPSGPGFRARPVASGIDGTYAGHVQGIHPGSYISVAECGPFDRLRSFTLCCWIYPTLLAAAPAALMSRRVEEGQCGFALEIGEGGCLTARMGEGLQSPAVSLRSKHSLREREWTFVACRFDAEQGKLILDQFAKHEWPGLPITGRTERHVAATKPGIPEVPFLIAASHRVPSEQPSAIQHHFNGKIDRPMVFERALADAELDALRSGAQGPERMPGVVAAWDFSVGISSAVAFDRSPNQLHGAIHNMPARAVTGHNWAAVEQDYRSAPEQYGAIHFHDDDLEDVGWTPDIHLTVPEDWPSGIYAFHLTTDGAEDYVPFIVRPPTGRATAPIGFLIPSLTYLAYANNNLIFEEGHLTSTPSAEILEDLAKLATPYEESILRYVPRHRLRSLYEHHSDGSPVCYASWLRPLVNIRPRYNKPNLEFRFPHLLSCDLYLVDWLEEKQLPFDVIDDVLLHDEGKSLLDRYKVIVTGAHPEYWTTQMMTALQAYLAEGGRLMYLGGNGFYWVTSIDAERPHLMEIRRGYTGSRTWTSEPGECHHSQTGEFGGLWRTRGLPPQAVVGIGTSAMSGLAPAGAYRRTPASYQPAVAFIFEGIEDEVLGDFGLHMGGAAGWEIDRADHRLGTPPNATVLAASFGHPDAMQRAIEELVAVDPHQGGTECPDVRADITYFETPKGGAVFSVGSITYMGSLSHNNYDNNISRLTGNVIRAFAFKRDLSAPNGS encoded by the coding sequence ATGAAGATCGTCGGCTACGTGCATCGGTTCGCCGTGGCGCCGGGAGAGCGGCTCGCCTGCATGGTGAGCTGCGAAGCGCCGGCGTATCGCGCCGAAATCCTGCAACTGCGCCATGGTGACGTGAACCCTTCAGGCCCCGGCTTTCGCGCGAGGCCGGTCGCCTCCGGCATCGATGGGACATATGCCGGGCATGTCCAGGGGATCCATCCCGGGTCTTATATTTCTGTAGCCGAGTGCGGGCCATTCGACAGGCTGCGTAGCTTCACCCTGTGCTGCTGGATCTACCCCACCCTACTGGCAGCCGCCCCGGCCGCCCTCATGTCGCGGCGGGTCGAAGAAGGCCAGTGCGGCTTCGCATTGGAGATCGGTGAAGGTGGTTGTCTCACCGCCCGGATGGGTGAAGGACTGCAAAGCCCTGCTGTGTCTTTGCGGAGCAAGCACTCATTGCGCGAGCGGGAATGGACATTCGTCGCCTGCCGCTTCGATGCAGAACAGGGGAAGCTCATCCTCGACCAATTCGCCAAGCACGAGTGGCCGGGGCTGCCCATCACGGGCCGTACGGAACGGCACGTGGCGGCGACCAAGCCAGGCATTCCCGAGGTCCCGTTCCTGATTGCCGCGAGCCATCGGGTACCGTCGGAACAACCATCGGCCATTCAGCATCATTTCAATGGCAAAATCGACCGGCCAATGGTGTTCGAGCGCGCACTCGCCGATGCCGAGCTGGACGCCCTTCGTTCCGGCGCGCAGGGGCCTGAGCGGATGCCGGGCGTGGTGGCGGCTTGGGATTTTTCCGTCGGCATCAGCAGCGCGGTGGCTTTCGACCGGTCACCAAACCAGCTCCACGGCGCCATCCACAACATGCCGGCGCGGGCCGTGACCGGGCACAACTGGGCTGCGGTCGAACAGGACTATCGCTCCGCACCCGAGCAATATGGCGCGATCCACTTCCACGACGATGACCTGGAGGACGTCGGCTGGACGCCGGACATCCATCTCACTGTGCCCGAGGACTGGCCGTCGGGCATCTATGCCTTCCACCTCACGACCGATGGCGCGGAGGACTACGTGCCGTTCATCGTGCGGCCGCCAACCGGTCGGGCGACGGCGCCGATCGGCTTCCTCATTCCGAGCCTCACCTACCTCGCCTATGCCAACAACAACCTGATCTTCGAAGAGGGGCACCTCACCAGCACGCCTTCCGCGGAAATCCTCGAGGATTTGGCCAAGCTGGCGACCCCCTATGAAGAGTCGATCCTCCGCTATGTGCCGCGGCACCGGCTCAGGTCGCTTTACGAGCATCACAGCGACGGCAGCCCCGTCTGCTATGCCTCTTGGCTGCGCCCGCTGGTCAATATCCGGCCGCGCTACAACAAGCCGAACCTGGAGTTCCGCTTCCCCCACCTACTGTCTTGCGACCTTTATCTGGTCGACTGGCTCGAAGAAAAGCAGCTGCCCTTCGACGTGATCGATGATGTGCTTCTGCACGATGAGGGCAAGTCACTGCTGGACCGCTACAAGGTCATCGTCACCGGGGCCCATCCGGAATACTGGACCACGCAGATGATGACGGCCTTGCAAGCCTATCTCGCTGAGGGCGGGCGGCTCATGTATCTCGGCGGCAATGGCTTCTACTGGGTGACCTCCATCGATGCCGAGCGGCCGCACCTGATGGAGATCCGGAGAGGGTATACCGGGTCGCGCACCTGGACCTCCGAACCGGGCGAATGCCATCACAGCCAGACCGGTGAGTTCGGCGGCCTGTGGCGCACGCGCGGCCTGCCGCCCCAGGCAGTGGTGGGCATCGGAACATCCGCGATGTCGGGTCTTGCGCCAGCGGGTGCCTACCGGCGCACGCCGGCCAGTTATCAGCCGGCCGTGGCCTTCATCTTCGAAGGTATCGAGGATGAGGTGCTCGGGGATTTCGGCCTGCATATGGGCGGCGCCGCCGGCTGGGAGATCGACCGGGCGGATCATCGCCTGGGCACACCGCCCAATGCGACCGTGCTCGCCGCGTCCTTCGGGCATCCGGATGCGATGCAGCGAGCCATTGAAGAGCTGGTGGCGGTCGACCCACACCAGGGCGGGACCGAATGCCCGGATGTGCGCGCCGATATCACCTATTTCGAGACGCCCAAGGGCGGCGCCGTGTTCTCCGTCGGCTCCATCACCTACATGGGAAGCCTGTCGCACAACAATTACGACAACAACATCTCCCGTCTGACGGGGAACGTGATCCGCGCCTTCGCCTTCAAGCGCGACCTGAGTGCCCCGAACGGAAGCTAG
- a CDS encoding FAD-dependent oxidoreductase, producing MSTELPSHARVVVIGGGVVGCSIAYHLAALGCTDVVLLERSKLGSGTTWHAAGNMETYRADPLISDMIAYSVGLYPKLEAETGQALGWRQTGRVFFTTEKRRMEIFRGLKPLGQVRGIELEPMTPAEVAAKLPVVSAKGLEGGLWVPGDGRINPTDLATAMARGARLRSARVFEDTPATGFATRNGRIHAVLTKHGEIICEHAVIAAGMWSSDLGTLAGVHIPLHAVQHHYLLTKPIDVITRDMPMFLSYDEKCYGREDVGGLLLGFFDINAIPVSPAELPDDFSFGLFDVNWEQIEPNMEAALERFPVMQTAEVRTVINGPESFTPDMQMVLGEAPAVGGLFVAAGMNSSGIALSGAVGRLTAEWIMDGRPSMDVTKLDIRRFGEAQAGRPYLRQRASEVVTHMCRFPEPELDFDNTRQIRLSPLHEAMAAQGAQFTTVQSWECPIWFGKGEPGAVAVAEEVQAAETAVALFDRSSDCVLHLEGPAAEQTLRHLSGAPRVAVGEARLAPFLNRFGGLEALPVVVGLKENGYLLFTEAEQSTRLKAWVERHRPDGTVALVDVTSGWACLRLVGPHAAALVAAAAEGYDPEGPSLQPIQLGFAPAHALTVAGLTGVFLLMHTEFAVCAYRAIIDKGEHFGLRHAGSLAAATLATRNGMPRFGIDVTPFTDLGSTGLMDLLEPEHNRVFLGRDAVLTHNQERALRRSFVFRLPGYRGDGLLHAPLLADGARVGHVTSVAAGGDGGDDTVLMALIEAPVAAGTELAVLAGGVARPLFPLPSRA from the coding sequence ATGAGCACCGAGTTGCCCAGTCATGCCCGTGTCGTGGTGATCGGCGGCGGCGTGGTCGGCTGCAGCATAGCCTACCACTTGGCCGCGCTGGGTTGCACCGACGTGGTGCTGCTCGAGCGCTCGAAGCTCGGCAGCGGAACCACGTGGCATGCTGCCGGGAACATGGAGACCTATCGCGCCGACCCGCTGATCAGCGACATGATCGCCTATTCGGTCGGCCTTTATCCCAAGCTCGAGGCGGAAACCGGCCAAGCCCTCGGCTGGCGGCAGACGGGCCGGGTTTTCTTCACAACCGAGAAGCGGCGGATGGAGATCTTTCGTGGCCTCAAGCCGCTGGGCCAGGTCCGCGGCATCGAGCTGGAGCCTATGACGCCGGCGGAGGTCGCCGCCAAGCTTCCGGTGGTCAGTGCGAAAGGTCTTGAGGGCGGCCTATGGGTGCCGGGCGATGGCCGCATCAATCCTACCGATCTGGCCACGGCCATGGCGCGCGGCGCCAGGCTGCGAAGCGCCCGGGTGTTCGAGGATACGCCGGCCACCGGCTTCGCCACCCGAAACGGCCGCATCCATGCGGTCTTGACGAAACACGGCGAGATCATCTGCGAGCATGCGGTGATCGCCGCCGGCATGTGGTCGTCGGACCTTGGCACCTTGGCCGGCGTGCACATTCCGCTGCACGCGGTTCAGCATCACTATCTGCTGACCAAGCCTATCGACGTCATCACCCGGGACATGCCCATGTTCCTCTCCTATGACGAGAAGTGCTACGGCCGGGAAGACGTGGGCGGGCTGCTGCTCGGCTTCTTCGACATCAATGCCATACCGGTGTCACCGGCCGAACTGCCGGATGATTTCTCCTTCGGCCTATTCGATGTCAATTGGGAGCAGATCGAGCCCAACATGGAGGCCGCCCTGGAGCGCTTTCCGGTGATGCAGACCGCGGAGGTGCGCACCGTCATCAACGGCCCGGAAAGCTTCACCCCGGACATGCAGATGGTGCTGGGCGAGGCGCCAGCGGTTGGCGGCCTGTTCGTGGCCGCCGGCATGAACTCTTCCGGGATTGCCCTGTCGGGCGCGGTGGGCCGCCTGACCGCCGAATGGATCATGGACGGACGGCCGAGCATGGACGTGACCAAGCTCGACATCCGTCGCTTCGGTGAAGCACAAGCGGGCCGGCCCTATCTCCGCCAGAGGGCGAGCGAAGTCGTCACCCATATGTGCCGTTTCCCCGAGCCGGAGCTTGATTTCGACAACACCCGGCAGATCAGGCTTTCGCCGCTGCACGAGGCCATGGCGGCGCAAGGCGCTCAATTCACCACCGTGCAGAGCTGGGAATGCCCGATCTGGTTCGGCAAGGGCGAACCTGGAGCAGTCGCTGTGGCCGAGGAAGTGCAAGCCGCGGAAACCGCCGTGGCGCTGTTCGACCGGTCCAGCGACTGTGTCCTGCATCTCGAAGGTCCGGCGGCCGAGCAGACGTTGCGGCACCTGAGCGGAGCCCCCCGAGTGGCTGTTGGCGAGGCGCGACTGGCGCCGTTCCTCAACCGGTTCGGCGGCTTGGAAGCGTTGCCGGTGGTCGTCGGGCTCAAGGAGAACGGCTATCTCCTGTTCACGGAAGCCGAACAGAGCACCCGCCTCAAGGCTTGGGTAGAGCGCCACCGTCCGGATGGGACCGTCGCGCTCGTGGACGTGACCTCGGGCTGGGCCTGCCTGCGCCTGGTCGGTCCGCATGCTGCAGCGCTCGTTGCGGCCGCCGCGGAGGGTTACGATCCCGAGGGACCATCGCTGCAGCCGATCCAGCTCGGCTTCGCCCCAGCGCACGCCTTGACCGTGGCCGGGCTGACCGGAGTGTTCCTGCTGATGCACACCGAATTCGCCGTCTGCGCCTATCGGGCGATCATCGACAAGGGCGAGCATTTCGGACTGCGCCATGCCGGGAGCCTTGCCGCTGCCACGCTCGCCACCCGCAACGGAATGCCGCGCTTTGGCATCGACGTCACGCCGTTCACGGATTTGGGATCGACTGGTCTGATGGACCTCCTCGAACCTGAGCACAATAGGGTGTTTCTCGGCCGGGATGCCGTTCTCACTCACAATCAGGAGCGTGCCCTGCGGCGCAGCTTCGTCTTCAGGCTGCCTGGATATCGCGGGGATGGGTTGCTGCACGCACCGCTTCTGGCCGACGGCGCGCGGGTCGGCCACGTGACCAGTGTCGCGGCTGGCGGCGACGGTGGCGACGACACGGTGCTCATGGCCCTGATCGAGGCCCCTGTCGCGGCGGGCACCGAGCTGGCCGTACTGGCCGGTGGTGTCGCGCGACCGCTCTTTCCCCTTCCCTCTCGCGCCTAA
- a CDS encoding ABC transporter substrate-binding protein — MKRQLGIVGTLAALAHLLTPPAQATETIVYAGYGGTYQEAVRKGALEPLAKEMGITIREETISSLADVKVQVEAGSPSMDLSEANVNDCLVGSQQNLWEPLDYSVIDTSGIDPAVVKKDWVGGLTNWSTVLAYSTKKYGDNPPKSWADFWDVEKFPGTRAMWNNPYHNVEIALLADGVAPDKLYPLDLERAFRKLREIKPHITVWYTSGGQATQLLTDGEIDMMPFWNGRVAKVIEDGAPVALTFNQGILAFDCMVVPRGAKNKELAMKVLNRLLAPDMQAAIPQFIAYGPVNSKAYETGKITPEIAETLPSAPQNLKVQVPVNDEWWGDLKNAEKVQEMWTQLVQE, encoded by the coding sequence ATGAAACGACAGCTTGGCATTGTGGGCACGCTGGCAGCGCTCGCCCATCTTCTCACGCCGCCAGCACAAGCGACCGAAACGATCGTCTATGCCGGCTATGGTGGCACCTATCAGGAAGCTGTGCGAAAGGGCGCGCTGGAGCCGCTGGCAAAGGAAATGGGCATAACCATCCGCGAAGAGACGATCAGTTCGCTCGCCGATGTGAAGGTGCAGGTGGAAGCCGGCAGTCCTTCGATGGATCTGTCCGAGGCCAATGTGAACGATTGTCTGGTCGGCTCCCAGCAAAACCTTTGGGAACCGCTCGACTATAGCGTCATCGATACGTCCGGCATCGATCCGGCGGTGGTCAAGAAGGACTGGGTGGGCGGCCTGACCAACTGGTCGACGGTGTTGGCCTACAGCACCAAGAAATATGGCGATAATCCGCCGAAGAGCTGGGCTGATTTCTGGGATGTCGAGAAGTTCCCGGGCACGCGGGCCATGTGGAACAACCCCTATCACAACGTGGAAATCGCGCTGCTTGCAGATGGGGTTGCGCCGGACAAGCTCTATCCGCTCGATCTCGAGCGGGCCTTCCGGAAGCTCCGGGAAATCAAGCCGCACATCACGGTCTGGTACACCTCCGGCGGCCAGGCGACCCAGCTCTTGACCGACGGTGAAATCGACATGATGCCGTTCTGGAACGGGCGTGTTGCCAAGGTGATCGAGGATGGTGCGCCGGTGGCCCTCACCTTCAACCAGGGCATCCTCGCCTTCGATTGCATGGTGGTGCCGCGGGGCGCCAAGAACAAGGAACTGGCCATGAAGGTGCTGAACCGGCTGCTCGCGCCGGACATGCAGGCCGCCATCCCCCAATTCATCGCCTATGGTCCCGTGAACAGCAAGGCCTACGAGACGGGCAAGATCACGCCGGAGATCGCGGAGACCCTGCCGTCAGCGCCGCAGAACCTGAAGGTTCAGGTCCCGGTGAATGACGAGTGGTGGGGGGACCTGAAGAACGCCGAGAAGGTCCAGGAAATGTGGACGCAGCTGGTTCAGGAATAG
- a CDS encoding ABC transporter ATP-binding protein has protein sequence MTATTPARSLPIKIEALTKVYGSAHALAGVSLDIMAGEFLTLLGPSGSGKTTLLMALAGFVHPDSGRIRFGETEVTLLPPHKRNVGMVFQNYALFPHMTVLENVKYPLKLRGIKGSEAEQRAERALGLVQLDGFGNRRIDQLSGGQQQRVALARAIVFEPPVLLMDEPLSALDKKLREAMQVEIRRLHERVGATTVYVTHDQHEALAMSDRVAVLSQGRLQQVGPPEEIYQHPANLFVADFIGDSHVFPVQRENGRILLGSRPLNPPGSIPDGPLMLVVRPEKLNLLNGPSSSDMNELDGLVSRKVFVGDAVIVFVTLANGPELTVKVQTRHGLTDTLPDPGQPIRLGLHQADTILLPAER, from the coding sequence ATGACCGCCACCACACCTGCGCGTTCACTGCCGATCAAAATCGAGGCGCTTACCAAGGTCTATGGGAGCGCCCATGCCCTGGCCGGCGTCAGCCTCGACATCATGGCAGGCGAGTTCCTGACCTTGCTGGGGCCTTCCGGCTCGGGAAAGACCACGCTGCTGATGGCGCTGGCGGGGTTCGTCCATCCGGATTCCGGCCGCATCAGGTTCGGCGAGACAGAAGTGACCTTGCTGCCGCCGCACAAGCGCAATGTGGGCATGGTCTTTCAGAACTATGCCCTGTTTCCGCACATGACGGTGCTGGAAAACGTCAAGTATCCGCTGAAGCTGCGCGGCATCAAGGGTAGCGAAGCGGAACAGCGCGCCGAACGGGCGCTGGGTTTGGTGCAGCTCGACGGCTTCGGCAACCGCCGGATCGACCAGCTCTCCGGCGGCCAGCAGCAGCGGGTCGCGCTCGCCCGGGCCATCGTCTTCGAGCCGCCGGTCCTGCTGATGGACGAGCCGCTCTCGGCGCTCGACAAGAAGCTGCGCGAGGCGATGCAGGTTGAAATTCGGCGGCTGCACGAGCGCGTCGGCGCAACCACCGTCTATGTCACCCACGACCAGCACGAAGCGCTGGCCATGTCCGACCGGGTGGCGGTTCTGAGCCAGGGGCGGTTGCAGCAAGTCGGGCCGCCTGAAGAGATCTACCAGCACCCCGCCAACCTGTTCGTGGCGGACTTCATCGGCGATTCCCACGTATTCCCGGTTCAACGGGAAAACGGCCGGATCCTGCTTGGATCGCGTCCATTGAACCCGCCCGGTTCGATCCCGGACGGGCCGCTGATGCTGGTGGTGCGGCCGGAGAAGCTCAACCTGCTGAATGGACCGTCGAGCTCCGACATGAACGAACTGGACGGGCTTGTGAGCCGGAAGGTTTTCGTGGGCGATGCGGTCATCGTCTTCGTTACGCTGGCAAACGGCCCGGAGCTCACGGTCAAGGTTCAGACGCGGCACGGCCTGACCGATACGCTTCCTGATCCCGGCCAGCCCATCAGGCTCGGTCTGCACCAGGCCGACACGATCCTGCTGCCGGCGGAGAGGTGA